GGTTACCAATAGACAGATCACGAGTCAGATTCCTTCAGGGGTTTTCTCGATTCAATTTGATTTATTCTCTCTAAACTTACATTAAAATTACAATGGAAACAACGGATTGTAAAATCTCCAATTCTTATCACAGGTGCTTGGTTCATAACATATGGATATACATCTaaccttatacatatgtaaataatcaacatttacatatgtataaggttagatgtgtTTTGACCCTTTGACTTCTACTTTTGATTCCGTGTGGTTTTAAGTGTCTTTGTGACGCTATAGTGTCTCACAAAAAGTATGCCAGCGTGGAGCGTTGtaagttcatatcctcatgcattttcagaaatgaaatttatttcttatatctacagtttactttcatttctgtcggaattcttTAGCCGGCAAAACAGACGTACTTtagttatgaatattcatacgTACATTGATTAAAACTACAGcgcattcataaggaaatgcGTATCGTTAcattttgtaaagatatcaaagtaaAAATCATTGGAACTATAAACAATGAAGGGTGGTTTTGTTGTTATTATTCAGTAAATAGGGTCGGTAGCATGGTaggaaatttcaaaatcaaatgttATGCCTCCTTTATCAATGAACGGGAACTGTATTACAGAATCGTATCATCCATAtattgaatgtttttttttaatctactaCAACCTGTAAACATTTTGACCGTTATCCTCAGACGACCAGTCAGTAAATACCTTGACATTTACCCCCCTACAACCAGTCAGTAAATACCTTGACCTTTACCCTCAGATAGTCATTTCCTGTAAATATTTTGACCTTTACCCTCTTACTCTCAAATAACTAGATTCTGTAAATATTTTGACCTTTACCCTCAGATAACCAGATCCTGTAAGTATTTTGACCTTTACCCTCAGGTATTCAGATTCTGTAAATATTTTGACCTTTACCCTCAGATAACCAGATCCTGGTGACCATTGGATATGTAGCCGGAGTCATTGTGTTTGTCATCTTTCTTATCGTCACGGTTCTGATCTGTCGTCATTACAAGAAGCGAAGAAAATGGAGGAACGAATGGGATGAATCGAACAAAATTCTCGAATCAAAATCAGCCCCCATCTCGAGGTACCGAAAtcgaattttatatcaattgatttattttatagaTTAGATTATTTATGGATCTAAATTAAGATATTTCAATCATCTAGAAATCCTTCTCCAAAACCAGTGAAGAGAAAATCATGTCCGGATGTTTCCCCAGATGTGCGTGGCATTGTTGTCCGTTCCATGACGATTGACAAAGTTCCGGATTTTTCACTTCCGCCCGAGAGAATCCAGCCCAGAAATACATATGACGCCATTCAGGGACCGACCCAGCAGCACACCACCCATAGCTTTGTGGGTCATGTGCAGCCAGATCTTTATAAGTAAGTTGTGCAGGTGTAAATGAATGATAattgagttgttttttttattgttaactGCTTCTACTTGAAAATCAGAAATCTAATCGAGCACTCTTTTCCTATACAATTTGCTGTGTATATACTATGGTGGCTTATCAGATACGAATGTTGGTGACCCGAGTCTTGTTCTCGTGACAAAAAGACATATTAATGTCATCCATAGCCATCTGCTTGTAAACATGATTTTTTGACAAGTCAAAAGGATGTTTGGACATATCAACATGATTTTCGGACATGTCAGTGATTATCCGACAAGTCGACACACTTGTCAGGTAATTATGTTGACATATCGAAAAAATGTTGACTAGAAAGTTCATTTGTTGACTTGTCAAAACAGAACAAGCAGATGGCAGTACAGGTCACCAGGGGATACTTACCCCCACCCATACTGATATGATCCCACCCCtagtgtttccaggggtccgtgtttgtctcaATGTTGTATTCTACATGATATTTttggagattgatcactcttagTTATCATCACTTTTTCATCCCAATTACGAAGATTATTATCTGAAAAGTGTCGTAAAGATCTGACAATACGATAGAATTATCAGACCATTGCATGGCAAAAAATATGCCACCATAATCTTTTCGATTTAGTGAGAGTGCATTTATGTATCATTATCATGTACTTTTAGGTGCACAACATTTTCGGACGAGGAGTCGTTGTACCTTCCTCCCAGCGAACATGGTAGACTCTGGTTCTCCGTGCTGTGTGACCTAGCTGTGGAACAGCTCAACGTGACCCTGATAAAAATTCGAGAACTACCAGGTAAAATCGCAACACCATAAAAAGCAGTGCTATCAAATTcgtttttaatgttttcatattttcttttctctttCTGTGCAGGAAGAGGGAGAGATAACAGCCCCAGGGATCCttttgtcaaaatatttcttctaccCGACGAACGCAATTGTAAAGTGTCGAAAGTGAGGCGGAAAACGCTTACGCCGGTGTATAACGAGAGCGTTACGTTTCAGGTAAATAAACTCGACAGGTATGCACacataacatttaaaaaaaaacccaccaagttattgtagaaaaaatatatgagttatttcacacacacacacactacatCAAGGGAAATGGAACCAACACAACCGGAAGGACCGACATCATCACGAAGTTAAAGACGAtttgttttaattcatattGCGAAGTCAAATTTATTCAAACTCAGAAACtactgtatcatttttattccGATAGACACGTGCAGATTTGATGCAGTCGCGTGGCTTGCGCACGTGTTGGTTTGCGCCAGACGTAAGCCGTCAGATTTCTCCCACGTCATTGGCTGCGTGACCCCATCTGCTGGGAAATTGTCGCCTGTGGCCATCAATTTGCGAGATGCCCGCAGAGGATAAGATATCGAGTAAACATTCCCCAGGTGAAACTGTCATAACACAGCAGTTTCAAATACgaaatacatttttatgtcGTCTGCGAATCACTGCACTTTAAGTATTCATCTATGTGTCAAACTTTAAACCATTGAAACCGTAAGAAGATAtaactttcaatatttttttcatgccTATTTCTTGTGTGACGGTCAGTTAATACAATTATCACCGACGTGTACACAATTACtgatatttccaatgtttttgccttcgatatgtGATGAGAGCCaattcctcatgaatgcgatgcagaTGTGAACattgtgcgtatgaatcttgataaatatagtacatatatttttacagctttttttaaattactaaaatgaaagtagagtgtagatataaaaataagtttcatttttaaacatgcatgtatacgagggtatgaattgcaacgcgcttcatgaagtatgttgGCATAAAGCGTGGCTTTtcatacccttatgtattttcaaaaagtgAAATTCATTTCCTAACCGACCCCCTGGTAGGCGACACGTGTTTTCCTCGGAACATTCTagtttaaaataattaaaattaggTCGATGAAAATTCTCTGTATAATGTTTATTGGTAACCCATGACAAACATGGCTTAAATACTTCGAGTTATATCTTTCGAGTTGGTGCACACGTACCGAAAAACGTAACAAGGGACAGCTgaaaatttctgatataaaatgataaaacatttgTGATATATCCAAACTCAAATAGAACGTATactgtgtatttgttttatctgTCATCTTCCCGAGTCAAGGGTTTctaaggaccccattggaaatagaaggaccccattggaaataagccatatggctttcatgggttatccttggcatagacatatacattattttactCACTGTGCTCTTAAAGTCAAATAGCTGTTAAAATTTACCGTTTTATCTATGTATTTTAACAACAACTTTTGTTAAAACTATGTGTTCCTCTGTGATattgtcttgtatttatattgtatatgtgcctattcctaaataaataGACTAAAAAATCCGCTCTGCTTCATATTTATAAACTCTTGACCGAATAGGCAGAGTAAGACGGGTTTGAAATCCGGTTCTCTGATTGGCCTCATTAAAAGACGCATGATCCACTCAGAAACATTGTTTTATAATACCGGAAACTCAATCTTAATAGAAAACAATGCGGTTTTGTCAACTTTGTAACTCCCGTTTGCTGTCAGCGGTTTTAGTGTATACTTCGTATTTGAATGTCTAGCTGAAACTGAATATAAAAAGAAGAATGTTGCAGATACTTGTTTCATTGCGAAATTTATGATAAGTCATGTTCATGCCAAAGAATGGGGGTTTATTACATAAACTAATGTAGTTCCTAGGTAGCCATTTGGTCTTGTCATCCTTGTTTAATACGAGCTCTCTGATTAGTCAATAGCATAGGTCAATAAAGTTCATAAAAGTGTAATATCACTAGATGGCGCACTAGCAAACTCGTCTTACTCTGTCTATTCGGTAGTTTATGGTTTATATGATGCGGAGCGGACTAGAAACCCAAGAGTCGGGGAGATGATCATCTGCATTTCCTGTTGAGAATTCTTTATATTTCACATCATTGTAGATATCTCCGGATCATCTGAAAACCAGGGTGCTACGTTTCTCCGTTTATGACGTAGACAAACGGCGAATCCGTCATTCCTTGGGTCACATTTTGGTTCCTTTACAAGACATTGATCTTACCAGAGGTGACGTCATGTACAGAGACCTCGAACTAAGTTCACAGGTGAGAAATCTTACTTTGCTCCATGGGGGAAAATGTTGGAAACGTAAAGCTGAACTGTCGCAAAGAACGACCTACTAGTACTTATCATGGGGAAATGTTAGAAATATGTTAAACTGCTGCCAAGAACGACTTACTTTTCTGTAAATGTTAGAAACATTACGCTGAACTGGAGTCCTGAACTGATGCAAAGAACGACTTAATTTTTTCAAGACGTGTTTTCTCTTTTTTCAGGTTTATGCAGCGATGGGAGAAATAAACATAGGGCTTAATTATATGCCTCATGTCGAGAAAATTAAAGCGGTTATCATAAAAGCGAGAAATCTTCGACAGATTGACATTGACCAGAACAAACGTAAGTGTTGTCAATGAAAGGTCGCCATGATTGACACATGCATGACAGACTCTCACTGTATTTAAAGCCAATCATTGTTTTTGCAGACGTTTTTGTACGCGTACAGTTGTTGCATGGGCGTAAAGTTTGCAAGACGAAGAACACTATGCAGCAGCGGGCCTCGACAGAACCGACTTTTAACGAATCCTTCTCCTTCTCTGTGTCAGGAAAAGTTGTCGACACTTGTAGTTTTGAAATCTCGTTGATGACGACAACAAAGACGCCATTCAGCCATGACGAAATATATGGAAAGACTGTGATTGGTTCGTTTATGTTCGCTCGCGGGACCGAACTTCTTCACTGGCAGGAGATGATGAACAACACTCGGTCTACTATCGTCAAGTGGCACCAGCTGTCGGGGGCAGCCCACCATACTTAAAATTATTGACCCATCCCTGGCACGGTCACAAACAACGCAATCAAAGGATCTGTACATCTGTACGGGAGAGATTAGTGTACCCCACTGTCTAAGCAAGGATGTACGGGAATTTAACAACGTCTATCAATACACTCAGAGGTCAAAGTGTATTGAGTTAGTGTTAATTTGCCTGTACACGTCCTGGATCAGACTAACTTTTTTTTCTTATGTAACTTTCTTCCTGAAACGTGTACATGTTGTGTATAGTAACTTACATGACTGTAAACGTTTTTTCCCAGGTAATAATAAGCGGATTCTCTTGGGGTATTTTAACAATCAACTTGAGCATTACAGAATCAACGTAATTTAGCACACCAGTAATGTCTTAAGATTGTAGTTATTATAAAATTTActgggggggtgggtgggtgggggtgggggtccaTCCAAAAACGGGGATGTCAGACCATCCTAAATGGCAAAACATGACGTATTCTTTGAAAAAAGGTGAAACTTTAGGTGGGGGTTGTAATCCATCTGCATTCTAGATTAGCCACTGGGTTGTAATACAAtacttcaaaaaattattttttttgttttaaaacatttgtattGAAATTTTGATGTCTTGAATCTACATAGTGAAAATCAATGctacatcattttttttttagaatttacaTTTAATGACCACAAGGCGCTACTTACAGATACTtgtgatatgatacaatgttatAAAGCAATTGTCCATAAAATCAATTTAACTACAGGAGTGTTTTGTTTCTTATTTCATTACTAAGTACAGACACATGTATGCCAAAAATATTTAGTCACTGCAACATCAAAGACTACCCCCGCCCCCTTGCCAAAAGAGGAGAtcttatttttatctattttcatcATAATTATACTACAATAAGCAGATTTTCTAATAGTTTGGACTGATTGTCGTtcactttttatgcccccgagatcgaagatcggggggcatattgtttttgtcctgtctgtcattctgtctgaaactttaacctaacatttttgaccttggagtttgacctactttttgaaaactttaaccttgctaataacttttgaacagtaagtgatagagctttgatattttacatgagtattccttgtgacaagacctttccgtgagtaccaacatttttgaccctgtgacattgaccttggagtttgacctactttttgaaaactttaaccttgctaataacttttgaacaataagtgatagagctttgatatttcacatgattgttccttgtgacaagacctttccgttggtattaaaccttttgaccttgacatttaacttacttttaattttttttttacattggtcataacttctaaatggtaaatattagagctttcatattatacatgagcatttcttctgacaagatctttctactggtaccaagatatttgcccttgtgaccttggccatctttggaattggccattatcgggggcatttgtgtttcacaaacacatcttgttttcttcttcttttttttgacTTGCCAATGTTTTGTCAGAAACAAAGCTATGCCGTTTCAATGCATTTATTTCTCGTTGAAAACACTGATCTTTAATCTCGATATGACAAccaattaaatttcaaacataAATGCCTCGGTTATTTGTATTATGGGAGcatgaaaacaacaaatatcTACATTAGTGgatttatcaataaaaacaagttAAAACTTCAATAATACAATCAACGAAGACATTTATTCCTTGGataagtaaaaacaaaatgaatggaAAAGTCGAAATGGATCAGTTTTCTATACAATTCAACCTTCAAAATTTCGGAATAGAAAATCAATCACTTTTCATCTAATAAAAATGGAAGGAAATCTGTATTGTGGATAAGTATGTTGTGTGTAAGAAGTACTTGCTATATCCATTTCCTGTAAATAAAAGGTAAATGTTTTGTACAATACATATGTGCAATGTATCCACAGTaaaattgaaagtaagtacGTCTTGTACATGAAACAATACATATGTAACTGTAAGAAAAATCTTACTTACTAGTGATTGAAAATATCGTAATTAAATTTTTAGTAAAATAACCACATACAAGTATTGaatgaagaaaagaaaagaaatgcaAATTAACAGATATATAATCATGGCATAAGTACTTGGTAATTTCAACGAATGTACACCAGAAATTATATAATTCATCATTTTGAAGTTTGTTCATGAAagtatacttgtatatataatgtGAAAAACATAGCATCTTTACAATAACATCACATTCTATATAAAAAGTGAATTCACTGCAAGAATTGTATAGATATCCCCCTCAATATGTAACTTAGTGGCCTGCTCGCGTTCCATCGTTCATTATTATTGCACTCATGTCTGACTGTCAGTAATTATTGACCTCGTGTCTGACCGGCGGCGTTTGGTTTACAGAGCAGTCGTCATGTCCTCCTCAGCTTCGTATTCCGCGACGACTGGAGGCCCGGGTTTGAATGTCACAGACTTGGTTCCTGGTGAGTGCTTACTCAGGTCGTTTGTCTCTACACCTTCTAGACTGTCCGTCTTGCTCGATCTCTCCGCCATGTCCGTGTTATCGCCGCCCAATTCTTCATCCTCCAAGTCACTTGCCATGCTATTTGACATTCGTTCCCCCCCAGAAACCGTTGAACCGTCATAGCTTATATCGTCATCAGTCGTGTCTCCTGTTTCCATGGCAATAAATATACCCTGTCTCTCATTCTCTGATGATTCTGTCCGGTAGACATCACCAGTGAACTCAATCTTGGCCCCAGTGCTGCCACCTATTGGTGATGCCCCCGAAGCCTCGATATCATTCTCGGTCTGTATGGATCCAGAAGGACTAGAATCGGACTCGTCCACCCCACTGTCCGCATTGCTGTGGCTGATTTGCTGGTTTCCATAGTCGTTATCGTTCTCTTGGAAATCCAGAATGACCTCTTGGGATTCGTACGATGCTGTTCTTTTCCGGGTCGTGGGTTCTGCTACGTCTGTGACCAGTGTCTCGGTCTCTACTGTAGGAGACGTCCTGCAAATAATCCATAACATTTACTGTGACGCTGACTTTTGTGATTGTAAAGTTTAATGATATCCTAGTACTGATCATAGAGCTCGTGGCAGaagtgaccggtcaacaggggatgcttactcctcctattccttttaggagttatgccattgatcactattcgttatcttcacctttttatgactatgttataactgatatatacatgtatattgcctGCTATTACAACGTAAAGGTCGTAATTTCAACTGAAAACCCCAAGAAGGGCAGAGTGTGATAACATACAGTCAGACGATACACTAGtaattaattcataaataaacaggtgaaaataacaaacagtgatcaaacttatgaatcttataaagaatacagagACTTAGAGAAAGGCAGACACgaacctctggacacaccagaggtggcacCAGGTGCCCAGGgagagtgagcatcccctgttgactgatCACACTCGCTGCGAGtcctacatatgtatatcttgatcaggtaaactgagcaATCCATAGTTAAAAATCAGTATTAACAGAACGACCTAACATTTGGTaagaaacacgccagacagcattcgacccagtAATAGCTTGTGTCTGCATAGTAGataattataacgaccatcgaatttgcaaaatgctgattttaaaggGACCAATTCCCGATTtccctccaaattttgtttttcacttgaTTGAAATCTACTgcctaatgtgtttaaaagactTAACAAAACTTAAGGTTATACACTATGACAGAAGCTTATTatctgtaaacaaagattgtggtatgttattgattgtgaagttttcaaaagaaatggatatcgatctaagtttattatatctaacacctttcaagttttctttaggtaaaatgtgtcatttaacagttaaatttgtgactgtacaaaattaagattctTTAAATTACATAATTGACATTTCACGGGTTCGATTTCAAACATAAAAATACTCGAgtcattgtttacataacacaaatattgctcttatccttgtaTTCAGAAGGCCAGAATGTTGGctatcaacattaaatgagtctACTTTTAATGTTGAACatcagaaatgattttttttcaagaaacgTGAATCGGTccctttaaacgagattgttgaaaccgttgtaacatcaacttattgtCAGTTGCCTGCCtcaatttagaaattgatcatacgcagaataagagttttatctataaaaattggatatttaaaaattgaatattgtttttatgcTACTTGTAAATCATATGGTCTCTCTGGTACTGCTGATCTCGAAATCTTCGCGAGAATTTATTTTCGCGAGATTCGTATGTGATGAAGTTTCATGTTTACCATGTTCGTTTTTTCACCTTTACATGAAACGGATGTTTGCGATTTAACAAGAAACtatgaatagaaataaaatCCTAGCATGCCAAAACATACCAGTTCTTATTAGAAGCAGTAAGCATGATTTCtactggaaaaaaaatcaaaataacttGGTTATTAATGAGTGATGTCTGCACACGGTGTCCTTTTACAGAAGACTTAGGTTGGAGTATTGGTGAATGTTCTCAGTATGTACTGTGATCTAAGGGTTATTGCACGATCTTCAAACTTtgatttgaatattgaaaagtgCTTTCAGTATGTAACGTGATTTAAGATTTATTGCACAATCTTCAGACTTAGATTGGAGTATTGGTAAGTGCTTTCTGTGTGTAATGTGATTTAATGTTTATTGCACAATCTTCACActaagtaaatatatatcaactgcGGACAAAATTCACTAGATTACTGCACTTTATATGGATtgactgaaaataaaacaggacATGAGAGTTGATAGCGCCGTATATGCTCTAATACCCGTCCATACCCAGAAATACTGACTACTTTCAATTCAAAAGGATAATCATCACTATTATATCACCCACTTATTAAATTATTCTCCAGCTGCAGGCCAATAACTCCCTAATCTGAAACATTCGCTCTAGTTACTCAGCTTCATTAAAGTCTGAATTGATTGAATAATATTtcacgtctctctcgagaatatttcactcgtatggagacgtcaccaatgccggtgatttaggcctatgctcggcgcttatggccattgagcagagagggatctttatcgtgccacacctgctgtgatacgggacctcggtttttgcggtctcatccgaaggaccgccccatttagtcgcctcttacgacaagcaaggggacattgaggacccattctaacccggaACCCCAAGGGACCATTAGAGTCTGAAACATTCGCTCTAGCTACACATCTTCATTACAGTCTGAAATATTCGCTCTATCTACATAGCTTCATTAGAGTCTGAAATATTTACCCTAGCTACACAGCATCATTGGAATCTGAAACATTCACTCTCGCTACACAGCCTCATTAGAATCTGAAACATTCACTCTCGCTACACAGCTTCATTATTCATTAGAGTCTGAAACATTCGCTCTAGCTACACATCTTCATTAGAGTCTGAAATATTCGCTCTATCTACATAGCTTCATTAGAGTCTGAAATATTCACCCTAGCTACACAGCATCATTAGAATCTGAAACATTCACTCTCGCTACACAGCCTCATTAGAATCTGAAACATTCACCCTAGCTACACAGCCTCATTAGTGTTTGAAACATTCACTCTAGCTACACAGCTTCATTAGAGTGAAACATTCACTCTAGCTACACAGCTTCTTTAGAGTCTGAAACATTCACTCTAGCTACACAGCTTCTTTAGAATCTGAAATATTCACCCTAGCTACACAGCTTCATTATTCACTAGAGTCTGAAATATTCGCTCTAGCTACACAGCTTCATTAGAGTCTGAGATATTCGCTCTCGCTACACAGCTTCATTATTCACTAGAGTCTGAAATATTCGGTCTAGCTACACATCTTCATTAGAGTCTGAAACATGCACTCTAGCTACACAGCTTCATTAGAATCTGAAACATTCACCCTAGCTACACAGCCTCATTAGTGTCTGAAACATTCACTCTAGCTACACAGCTTCATTAGAGTCTGAAACATTCGCTCTAGCTACATAGCCTCATTAGAGTCTGAAATATTCGCTCTATCTACACGGCCTCACTAGAGTCTGAAATATTCGCTCTATCTACACAGCTTCATTATTCATTAGAGTCTGAAACATTCACTCTAGCTACACAGCCTCACTAGAGTCTGAAATATTCGCTCTATCTACACAGCTTCATTAGAGTCTGAAACATTCACTCTAGCTACACAGCCTCATTAGAGTCTGAAATATTCGCTCTAGCTACACAGCCTCATTAGTGTCTGAAACATTCACCCTAGCTACACAGCCTCATTAGTGTCTGAAACATTCACTCTAGCTACACAGCCTCATTAGAGTCTGAAATATTCGCTCTAGCTACACAGCCTCATTAGTATCTGAAACATTCACTCTAGCTACACAGCCTCATTAGAGTCTGAAATATTCGCTCTAGCTACACAGCCTCACTAAAGTCTGAAATATTCACTCTAGCTACACGGCCTCACTAGAGTCTGAAATATTCGCTCTAGCTACACATCTTCATTATATAGAGTCTGAAACATTCACTCTAGCTACACAGCCTCACTAGAGTCTGAAACATTCACTCTAGCTACACAGCCTCACTAGAGTCTGAAATATTCGCTCTATCTACACAGCCTCACTAGAGTCTGAAATATTCGCTCTAGCTACACAGCTTCATTAGAGTCTGAAATATTCGCTCTATCTACACAGCCTCACTAGAGTCTGAAATATTCGCTCTATCTACACAGCCTCACTAGAGTCTGAAACATTCACTCTAGCTACACAGCCTCACTAGAGTCTGAAACATTCACTCTAGCTACACAGCCTCACTAGAGTCTGAAACATTCGCTCTAGCTACACAGCCTCACTAGAGTCTGAAATATTCGCTCTAGTTACACAGCTTCATTAGAGTCTGAAACATTCACTCTAGCTACACAGCCTCACTAGAGTCTGAAATATTCGCTCTATCTACACAGCCTCACTAGAGTCTGAAATATTCGCTCTATCTACACAGCCTCACTAGAGTCTGAAACATTCACTCTAGTTACACAGCTTCATTATTCATTAGAGTCTGAAACATTCACTCTAGCTACACAGCCTCACTAGAGTCTGAAATATTCGCTCTATCTACACAGCCTCACTAGAGTCTGAAATATTCGCTCTATCTACACAGCCTCACTAGAATCTGAAACATTCACTCTAGCTACACAGCTTCATTATTCATTAGAGTCTGAAACATTCACTCTAGTTACACAGCTTCATTATTCACTAGAGTCTGAAACATTCACTCTAGCTACA
This genomic window from Ostrea edulis chromosome 4, xbOstEdul1.1, whole genome shotgun sequence contains:
- the LOC125670464 gene encoding synaptotagmin-15-like, whose amino-acid sequence is MGVLDIRTTDKGGGTTPNLTTPGTGLGTELPTELPWYKDNQILVTIGYVAGVIVFVIFLIVTVLICRHYKKRRKWRNEWDESNKILESKSAPISRNPSPKPVKRKSCPDVSPDVRGIVVRSMTIDKVPDFSLPPERIQPRNTYDAIQGPTQQHTTHSFVGHVQPDLYKCTTFSDEESLYLPPSEHGRLWFSVLCDLAVEQLNVTLIKIRELPGRGRDNSPRDPFVKIFLLPDERNCKVSKVRRKTLTPVYNESVTFQISPDHLKTRVLRFSVYDVDKRRIRHSLGHILVPLQDIDLTRGDVMYRDLELSSQVYAAMGEINIGLNYMPHVEKIKAVIIKARNLRQIDIDQNKHVFVRVQLLHGRKVCKTKNTMQQRASTEPTFNESFSFSVSGKVVDTCSFEISLMTTTKTPFSHDEIYGKTVIGSFMFARGTELLHWQEMMNNTRSTIVKWHQLSGAAHHT